GCTGCCACAATGGGTTTTGTAACAGCCCTTGCACTCATATAGATTGTCACCTTGGTTTGTAAggaaattatagtaaaaattgtagtagCCCAAAGAGAACAATGGCGGTAATCATTTCCTAATTTCAGTATTTAAGGTAAAGAACATAAGGAATTTCTAATGAATTGAACTCCTTTTTGGTATTTCCTTTTCTATATGTAACATATCAGAACTCAACCAATGAGTTTGTGTACTAGCGTTACAAGATTTAAAGCAAAATGCTAGAAGACCAGAGTATTTAATTGCGCAGGGAATAATATATATCAATGAACAATTACAATCAGATTATGGGAAAAATTGAGGAGAAATAAGAAAAAGgggtgaaaaaaaaagaagaagctcagTAGAACATTCAAATACCAATCGCATCAAGAAGTTGGGAGTGTTGAGAAACAGAAACCAGTGAGTTGGCCACAATAGCACCACTAGCAGCAACTGCAGGGACTCCAATGCCAGGAAAGGTAGAATCTCCACAACAATAAAGCTGTGGGATAGGAGTTGAATGCCCAGGAAAGGAGCCTTTACCAGCTTGTATAGCTGGGCCATATGTTCCTCTATTCCTTCGAAGAAACCTTTGATGTGTCAACGGAGTCCCAACTAACTTCACCTCACACTTCTCACGGCTGAAGCCGGCACCAAGCGCACGCTCCACAGCTCTCCACATAACCTGGCATATAAAAAATGCTAGAGAATAACTAAATCGGACAGTCGGCTTGCCAACAttcttgtttgaataataataacaaagtaTTGATGTAACAACTCAGAAAAAGCACTAGCCACATCTGTAtcatcactccaaaaggactagtcaagtTACAAGCAGAACTTCCTAGAATCACTTTGTAAAACCCTGACGAGCACGTCAAGGTCTGATCCATGCAGTGCCTAACCGCCACAAAGTGTTACTAGGTTGTtctgatatcatttgtaatGATATTGGGAAAACGTTAGCCACATTTGAGCTATCACTCTAAAAGGTCAAGTAGTAATTGGAGCTTTCTAAAATCGCTTATAAAGCTCAATCACACCTAGTAAATAACCAACGTTAGACTTGGCACCTATCAACACCTTTATAATCTACCCACTCAATGTGGAtaattcatcttcccaatatgggacttcATGGGTTGTCACAAGTGATATAAGGGCTATGTGATGACATGTAAAGATTGACACTTAAGAAACAGACAGAAAATCAGGTAAAATAGTTGGATTTTACCAGAAACTCTAGGGGGATTGTGAATCAAGTACTAATTCTATTGACTTTACATTTTGCATTGAAAACTTGGACTATTAAAAAAGGGaactcatgaaaaaaaaattctaagctTTTATGGGAAAAgaagaactaaaaaataattcatgtaCAATAGCATTGTACATGGTAaattaattcattttaattaCTGAAATGGTCATAGTTATTCTATGATCATTGCCAAAGCCCAAAAAGTCAGTTTTTCTAGCAGTGCTCAACACACATGCGGAGAGAGAGATGCAGGGAGATACTTAGACAATCACTCACATGATAAACAGAACAAAGCAACAAggaaagaagataaaagaatgAATGGAAATAAGGTTTAGTTTTGATACAACACGCATTGCTTGAAGTGCTGCTAAACattagtgtaaaaaaaaaaagggaaaaaaaaacctCGATTCTATTCCAGTTACTAGTACTTCTTCTTTACTTGTTTATCTTTCCAagtataaactaaaattatttcTCTTGGATAAGTGAAGTAAACTGATTTTTTTCTATCTTGCTTAATCTAGAGCAGATTAGGCTCTCACTTATCTTATAATAGATAAGAGTTAGGTAAGAGCTGATCAGTAAAACTTGAAAGAGTCAAGTTTGTTCAAATGCGCTCAGCTTCCACATAATAAAGTGAGACAAACATGTCATGTGCTAATGCTCAAGATGATCGGTCTCAGTTGTTTCCTTCAGTCAGTTCAACACAGTTTTAAGAGCCTGAATAAATAGTTTCcacttgggtttttttttctctctctcttttcatgTATAAATCGGTACATCATAAGCAAGTTGAATCAATTGTTAGTCCAACATTTAGTGAAATTAAGTTTTCAAGTTACAATGTCATCATCATTAGTAGCAGCACAAAAATGTCCATTGACAAGAAATGTAAGTATTTTAAATACCTCCGATCGTTCTGCTTTGAGCTTTTTGTATTCAGAGCTTCTACGATCAAGTCCTTCCCACAGTCCATAGGGTTCAGTTCCTGGTGTATAAGCATGTAATACATGTTTCCCAGGGGGTGCTAGATCTGGACTAAGTACACTAGGTACAGATATCAAGACAACATTCTGATCAGCATCAACTCCTCTATCCCAATCATTTACAACTATATGATGAATTCCCAAGTCCTCGCGTATGCCCTGGTCAATAAGACATACTTTGAACACAGTTGTTTTGATGCAACAAGAAGAATTTGAAGCAGTGGAAGGTGCATCAAGTTCAAAGGTTACTGAATTGAGGAACTagaagagaatatatatatatatatataaaaagaacatgCCACCATGGCGGAATTAAAAAGCCACCTACAAACGCTTTACGTCCAATCAAAAAGTTGAATATTGCATGGAGCATTAAATGCTGTTACTATAGATCTACTCATAATGGAAGCCAAATATTTATATCTATATCCAAACTTCACTTAATAGGACAAGTTttgaatcataattcataaaaacAACTACTGTTACTTCCcttcctcccttttttttttttttcattcatgaGGTAAGAAAATTTACAGGATGTCGTTGTTGAAGTAAAGCAAAATGGATGGAGTTGAAGGCACTTCTGTTATAATTTCATCAAGCCCGTtaagaaatcaaagagaaaatgttACACTAACAAGACCAGccatttaaaaaagataaagttgtgctaaaataatttctttcttttttctttgctttgtgTGTgtttacataaaagaaaaatataaaagaactcAGTATAAATTCCCAAAGAAACCATTCTATAAATTTATGTCACTATTCACCTCTTTGTCAAATCCCAAGTGGAGATGCATGAATGATTCACATTGCTCTGTCATGTTTGTCCTGTCCAGGTATGACTTTGGAACAACTTCCTTAGGTAACAGctttaaagtgtcccacatacTTGCATTGCTGACAACAGCCTTTTTAGCTCGTATAAACTGCAGTGTTCATAAATGCTCTTCAACCAATGAAATTAACGTGCATATAATTCCATTTAAATGAACTTCAAACTCTCTCAAGTTACTCACTTGACCGCTTCTTAGCTTGACACCGGTGGCTCGATCATTTTCAACAACAATGTTTTCCACATGACTTCCAAGAGAGAGCTGTCCACCAAACTTCTTCATTCCTCGGACAAGAGCATCAACAAGAGCCCCAGTTCCATGAAGAGGGTACTCAAGACAGCAACCTGGCTTGTACCATTCTGCAAACATGtaaacctgaaaaaaaaaatggagaacaaAGAATCATGTTATCTGTAAAAGCAATTTTACAGGCTGAAGTATATAACTGGATTTGACTTGAAGGGCCATGATATCATGTAATAGAGGATCACAATGAAAGAAGGAATGATGGAAGGTAGTGGCAGTTTATACTTTCAACAGAAACTTTCttgcttgaatttttttttgaaaaaacaagaGTGCATCGTTCGTTTTGTACAAAATTAAATTACTGTTAAGACATATCAGTGCTATGCTACAACCTCTTAAGCTTGTTGTTTTGGctgctaataaaaaaattagaatcatGGAATAGGCAAAGCTATAATAAACCAATCAACTGGCCATTCATTACAGTAAAGTATGCAAGATCTTACTCATGATCTattgtatttttacaaaaagcaaTTTTAACTAGGCCACTGCAGATTGTGATCCACATACTTTAACTTTTGTCATGTCTGTTTGAATATCACAGATTATGCAGCTTAGGCAATCGTGGCATCAATATAATGATGCTATATGTGTTATCCAGACTTTTACAATAACTTTAACTGGTAAAAACTATTAATCATTAGTTAGCTTATTGGTATGTTTACATTATTCTTTTGCTATTTGCATATGTTATATATTGGTCGCATATCAAGCACAGAATTCAAAACAAGCATCTCTAAAGCATATGCTAAGAATAATTTGAAAGAATGTCTCTAAGACTTAATGCATAATAGTTACCATCTCTGCTGAGAGTATACCATTAGTTTTCACCCCAGCAAGCAAGAAAGACAATAGGTCTACCCAATTCCGTATAAAAACGTCTTTCAGTTCCAATGAGTCAATGATTTCTGAGAAAGGCCTGAGAAGCTTTGTGGCACCAAGAGCTCCCTGTGGTCCCATTTGGACAAACGATTTCAAGAGAGAGGGGGCATATCTAGCTGCAGCAGTGGAAAGAACTCCAAAATCGCCTCTAATAGATAGAGGAGGCAGAGCCATTGCAGCAGCAGACAATGGAAGAACTGCATCCTGAAGGTGAATTACATTTTTCATATGGGAGATGATTACGTGAAAGTGAAGAATTGTGGAAACAAGAAAATGTACATATCTTGCAAAATTATATATCTTAGTATGTATTTCGAAAAGATCAAACAAATTGGCCAATTTGCTGATCAGTAACTTTTTTTTGCTTTGATGATAATTTTCAGAGATgtaaagaagattttttttttttttgttggtttgatcTTCTTAACAGGAAAGattatttgtaaaaaatatggTTGAGATTCTCAAACACAAAAGGGATGAAAGAGGTTAACTTATTTGTCAATTTTTGGAAGtataaaatcacaattaaaaacaattatctttccaaagaaaaacaaaaaacattcaTAGCACGCACAAGAAGTTTTTGCCATTCTCGAACAGCATTTGGACTTGCATACTTCTCAAGGTCctgaaggaaaaaacaaaaagcccCACTGAGTAAAAGCCCATAATAGTTTACCACTGCAGTATTGACACTATACTTACCCAAAAAGTAGGAATAACACTACAAAATATGCGAAAACAATCTACTAACATACATGATTATTAATTAAGGATagctattaataattctttgcTACGGGCGTAACTTAATTATCATGGTTATGAGCCTCCATCCTCataaaatccatagaaatcATCCCAACATGAGTATCATTATTtcacaaattaaattattaattggtAATTTGTCTGTCATTgagaaatttttaaattatcaatGATTTTTCAAGTTCTTATATCACACAGTGGGTCTCAATAACACATTCATCATTGCCTAGGTTTAATATCAAAGAACTTAAAACAATGGGTTGAAGAAGAATCTTCAACCATGATTTTATTCCCGACTGCCTAAAAGTCAGAAGCATTGATTCTCAAGCATATACTTGACAGAAGATACAAGCATTGTTGACGCCCACTATAAGATAGCCTGAGTGAAAACAACATCAAATGCCAAAAATTAATCAATTTGGATTTAATGCATCTTAACTTCAAAAGTGTTCTCTAACATTtctttagggaaaaaaaaacttattcgTCAAATAAATCGGAGAAACTATATAATACATAATCATCTTATCattctaataatttattattattttttcaccaTGTTGTGTCTTGAGAGTATATCACAAAAGATACTCCAACCTTTGGTTTTCTAGTCATGCCAGATAGGAAATGCATAGCAAAGGAGAAGAAAGGTGCATGAGAAAAAAGGATAGCTGAATAAAAGGAAAAGTGCCCAGCAATCTCCAGACTTGGCTCTACTGGGCACCACCTATCTAAACAAACTAAACAGATATAGTTTAGATCATGTGCTTATAGAGGTCAGTCATCTTAAGAAGAAAATTCAAGATTTTCCTCTAAAGCTGATAAATATACTTATGATGGTATGCAGGTAATCTTGAGTTTGACGTtggatataattataaaaattgcAATAGACTTTCATCTCTGACAGCTAGGACTCtgaactttattttatttcttaaaaccGCAAGGTAACTGGGGCTGAACCACAAAGGGAAAAGTTGAATCTTGGTCTAGTCTATGTTTATGCAAAAGttcatttttgtttcatttctctctccccTTTAGATTAAATACCTAATGCATGCATATTGTAGATATCCTCTGCTTAAAAAGGATTAACAGATGAAAGAAACAATATCACAATAATCAACCTCATTATATCAAGACATTTAATAATAAGTAACTACACACCACCTTGAAAAATTCTGTGGGGCCAATGCGCGACAAGAATTCACCTTCAGGTAAGTAGACCATCCATGAATCATAATTGACACATGGCAGAGACTCACCCAATGCATCAAGAACCTGAAAATCATAAAGGATGTGGCCATTGGACTCATGTTACATGGAATTATGAAAGAGAAATCATGAGAAATTGACTTGCAGTACCATCTAAGTTGAACTATTGGTAAGGGGCAATGATTCTGTTTTAATCATCACTTCCTAAAGTCACAGTAAAAGCACTAGAGTTAAATGACATAAATGGTTAAAAAGTCAATGTTGATTATCCAAGCAAAATGTTTAGAGTAACATGGTTATATATTTCGATGCAATCATCAATAAGAGAGATTTCAAACCAGGAATTAGATTTCAAAGAGAAGATAGGACTACCTACTGAaggaaaaagagttaaactagTGGTATTTGTCAGAAACATTATACTGTACTAAAAGAGTAAGGTAGTAAATGGACAACTCTCCATGATTAAATGATTATCTATAGCCCTATTGCCCCTTGTCAGTGTAAGCCAATTGTGATTAGTTACGTGATGCATGAAATCCAACAATTTCTAACACTGTCAACATGGTACATAAACGAGCAAGGGTGATATAAGATAGATAGGACAGGATGAATCGATCATGATATGGTGACTAGCAGAAATACGCATATTGCTGGTCTTACAACAGCACCAGAGGTGGCAGTtggatttattaaaatatttttgtaattgcAAATTCTTCTATGAGTTCCATTTTCTTGGTTGAGAATATTTAGTACTATAAGAAAACATGTTCTAATGGACCAGACACCCTGACTAGTTTTGGCGTTTGATCATATATTACCATGTTCACTCCCTCGATATGCAGTTACCACCATTATCATTCTCATGATTGACCCACTATTGTCGaaagaaaatttaatagtataaactattaattttctttactttgacTCATTTTCTATTAAATGTAAGCATATGTTGAGCTCCGGATTTCTTATCAGTATTTTGATTTCCTTCGTATcaaatttttgggatttggAGAGCTAAGAGCTTCTTACTACATCTTCTCCATGGAACTTACTTCCAATCATTTACATGCCAATAATCCAGCATTGTCAAATTTAcattatcaaaaatcaaaccaaCACATTCAAAAATGAAACACAATTGGCATTTATGAAGTGATAATGGAAATGGGTTTAACAATCTTCTGTTCTTCATGTATGGTATCATCGAAAGTTAAAGTAAGTTAACATAGAATAAGAAACACTGAAAAACCATGCTCAAAAGCAATTGTTTGGCATCAGAATGGAAAGATGAAAGCAAAGCAGTTACGATCGGCTGCTGTAGGAATATGACAAATTCTGAAGTATTTCGTCAGTTACTGTTGCTTGCCATGTACAAGTGGATCATTTTCCAGAATGATTGTTACCTAGATTTGACATATGAAAATCAAGCTCTTTTTCATCTTCTACATGGGCCAATTCTAGCACTAAATTGCGGGTCTTAAAGAGTTGACTGAGGCAATCCACAGGTTTAGATCACACTACATTAGAAgcaatataaaaaagaaaaaaaaattacttgtgCAAGAGGATTCGCCTGAGGACCTCTTGACTGAAAACCAGAGAACAATGACGGACCAGAGTCAAATTTGTAGCCTTTGATCTCGAACGAGTGAGCAGCCCCACCAGGTAGGTCATGACTTTCCAATACAAGAACATCTTGCCCATACCTCGCCAAAAGCCCAGCGCAGCACAGTCCAGCAATACCACTCCCAATTACAACAACATCAGCCTCTTGTTTCCCTGCATGTTTCATCACAGTAACATAAAAAAATGTCACAGTAACATACAAAAAATGTCATCTTAGGCCTTGCACAAAACGGAAAACGGCATTAAGAAAAGTGTTGGCAGTTTAAACTATCACAATATGTTCCTAAAGAAAATGAAGCTAGTCTTCTGGTCACAAACCATACAATTTAAATTCGAAAGACGCTATTTTCAACAGTagcttaaacaaaaaaaaaatcatatcaaaGGTTCAGTTATGTGAAAGTGAAGACCAAAAGAATGCaatgttaattaaatgatttaattcatcaattcctattagcttaagcttttgagaaaagtgataatttaacatagtattagagCTATTGGCTAATGCCCATCTTCGATCCCGAATGGTGatgtggtaatttaacatgcaGCACTAAGTAACACTGAGTAAATCACACCAAATGGGGGGGCAGCAAGAAAAAACACTGTTTGCTTAATAAGGgtaacccaaacaaaaaaaaaaaaaaaaaaaaagaatgaaacaaaataGCAATAAAGCTCAAAATCTCAGATATCATCATTTTGGAGGTtgtgaaaacaaaattttccaCACCACTGTGCCTAATTAACAATTTGGTCTAGTTTGAGGTGAGTACATCATTCAGTGGATAAAGGGGTTGCATTGAAGGCAAAATATAAGCAACTAATTCATACACAAGCTTCAACTTCCAGCACATCGACCTTGAAAACCATAAACAGAATATGAACAATTAGAGAATACCTGGgaaggttttgttttctttgacaGCAAGGGAACCAGTGGAAGAGGGCTCTTGACCGTTGGAGCTTCGCGCCAAAACGGTTTTTCTGACCGTTGAGGGCTTGAAACTGGGTGAAAGAGTCTGGTGATGAAACTGAACAGAACTTGGGAAAACACGACCCAGTGCCATGGAAAGTACGTATATGTACTGAAAAATGTGAACTTTGAAGCCCCCAACAACAAATTTGAGAAAGATATGGCTGTAAAGGTCTGTAGTGAAGATTGCCACTACACTCTGTTTCCTCTGCCAACATGACATGTAGTTTCGAAACTGCCACGttgtacacttttttttatcCTATTCTCTTCTatgaattgtttttgtttttgtttttgttttttttttaatttcttttttatgaagTTTACCTAGAATTAGGGTGgagaaaattctttcaaatcagTCTATTAAACTGGCAATTATTCTTAGAACATACAactctcacatgcattttaaaaatacacgtgaTAATCACattcttttaaaaatgcatataacaattaaaaatgtAAGTAAGAATCATATGCTATAATACATATATCagtttaaaaaactaaattaagaGAATTTTCTTCcacccaactttttttttagttcatctttttctttttaaagta
The sequence above is drawn from the Alnus glutinosa chromosome 11, dhAlnGlut1.1, whole genome shotgun sequence genome and encodes:
- the LOC133882449 gene encoding prolycopene isomerase, chloroplastic, producing the protein MALGRVFPSSVQFHHQTLSPSFKPSTVRKTVLARSSNGQEPSSTGSLAVKENKTFPGKQEADVVVIGSGIAGLCCAGLLARYGQDVLVLESHDLPGGAAHSFEIKGYKFDSGPSLFSGFQSRGPQANPLAQVLDALGESLPCVNYDSWMVYLPEGEFLSRIGPTEFFKDLEKYASPNAVREWQKLLDAVLPLSAAAMALPPLSIRGDFGVLSTAAARYAPSLLKSFVQMGPQGALGATKLLRPFSEIIDSLELKDVFIRNWVDLLSFLLAGVKTNGILSAEMVYMFAEWYKPGCCLEYPLHGTGALVDALVRGMKKFGGQLSLGSHVENIVVENDRATGVKLRSGQFIRAKKAVVSNASMWDTLKLLPKEVVPKSYLDRTNMTEQCESFMHLHLGFDKEGIREDLGIHHIVVNDWDRGVDADQNVVLISVPSVLSPDLAPPGKHVLHAYTPGTEPYGLWEGLDRRSSEYKKLKAERSEVMWRAVERALGAGFSREKCEVKLVGTPLTHQRFLRRNRGTYGPAIQAGKGSFPGHSTPIPQLYCCGDSTFPGIGVPAVAASGAIVANSLVSVSQHSQLLDAIGI